Proteins from a genomic interval of Treponema succinifaciens DSM 2489:
- a CDS encoding GNAT family N-acetyltransferase, which translates to MCEIRELDDSYFSQIETMFRDVFNSPPWNDGWNDPLQLHEYICDMTRRRGSLVFGFFIDGKLCGAAIGCIRHWWSGTEYILDDFFICREAQGKGKLFMKGIEDSLKKKNIGAIYLQTEHGIPAYSFYRKTGFTELESCAVFLKILD; encoded by the coding sequence ATGTGTGAAATCCGCGAACTTGACGATTCTTATTTTTCGCAAATTGAAACTATGTTCCGTGACGTTTTCAATTCACCGCCGTGGAATGACGGATGGAACGACCCGCTTCAGCTTCACGAATATATCTGCGACATGACCCGGCGGAGAGGCTCGCTTGTCTTCGGATTTTTTATAGACGGAAAACTTTGCGGAGCCGCAATAGGCTGCATTCGGCACTGGTGGAGCGGAACCGAATACATTCTCGATGATTTTTTTATATGCAGGGAAGCTCAGGGAAAAGGAAAACTGTTTATGAAAGGAATTGAAGATTCGCTCAAAAAGAAAAACATAGGCGCAATTTATCTTCAGACGGAACACGGAATTCCGGCATACAGCTTCTACAGGAAAACCGGATTCACCGAACTTGAAAGCTGCGCCGTGTTCCTCAAAATTTTGGATTAA
- a CDS encoding SPL family radical SAM protein produces the protein MHFSEAKGILSARGGMNIYRGCTHGCIYCDSRSRCYQINHDFEDIEVKRNAPELLEQKLSSKRKKCMIGTGAMCDPYMHCEAELGLMHRCLEIIKRRGFGVTVHTKSDLILRDINIIEEINAKSKAVVQMTLTTADKNLCRVIEPAVCTTDGRAKVLAECRKRKIPTVVWLSPFLPFINDTEQNVRRLMEICVQEKVRGIICFKIGLTLREGNREYFYSKLDQHFPGLKEKYIRTYGNAYEVTSPDNDRLLQIIRTECEKNGIEWRLEKVFEYLNTFPEEKQAATQGMLEF, from the coding sequence ATGCACTTTTCAGAAGCAAAAGGAATTCTTTCGGCGCGGGGAGGAATGAACATTTACCGCGGCTGCACGCACGGCTGCATTTACTGCGATTCAAGAAGCCGCTGCTACCAGATAAACCACGATTTTGAGGACATCGAGGTAAAGAGGAACGCGCCGGAACTTTTGGAGCAAAAGCTTTCTTCCAAGCGCAAAAAGTGCATGATTGGAACAGGCGCGATGTGCGACCCATACATGCACTGCGAGGCGGAGCTTGGCCTTATGCACCGCTGCCTTGAAATAATCAAAAGGCGCGGATTCGGAGTTACCGTGCACACAAAAAGCGACCTGATTCTGCGCGACATCAATATAATAGAAGAAATCAACGCAAAATCAAAAGCCGTTGTCCAGATGACGCTTACGACCGCGGACAAAAATCTTTGCCGGGTCATTGAGCCTGCGGTCTGCACAACGGACGGGCGCGCAAAAGTTCTTGCCGAATGCAGAAAACGAAAAATTCCTACAGTCGTGTGGCTTTCGCCGTTCCTTCCGTTCATAAACGACACCGAGCAGAATGTCCGCCGCCTTATGGAAATCTGCGTTCAGGAAAAAGTGCGCGGAATAATCTGCTTTAAAATCGGGCTTACACTGCGCGAAGGAAACCGCGAATATTTTTACAGCAAGCTGGACCAGCATTTTCCCGGGTTAAAAGAAAAATACATCCGCACCTATGGAAACGCTTACGAAGTTACAAGCCCGGACAACGACCGCCTGCTGCAGATAATCAGAACCGAATGTGAAAAAAATGGAATAGAGTGGCGTCTGGAAAAAGTGTTTGAATACCTGAACACGTTCCCGGAAGAAAAACAGGCCGCCACGCAGGGAATGCTGGAGTTTTAG
- the crcB gene encoding fluoride efflux transporter CrcB yields the protein MILNILAVAAGGAAGSVLRYLFTLIPVKSVFPFQTFVVNMLGCFAIGAVTTLASLAAQKVSFRFSPLVVLFLKTGVCGGFTTFSTFALESANFVSEKNFFIAALYAFSSLILGILCVIAGQNCIR from the coding sequence ATGATTTTGAATATTTTGGCTGTTGCGGCGGGCGGAGCGGCGGGAAGCGTTTTGCGCTATCTTTTTACGCTGATTCCGGTGAAGAGCGTTTTTCCGTTTCAGACTTTTGTTGTGAATATGCTTGGTTGCTTTGCGATTGGTGCTGTTACAACACTGGCTTCTTTGGCGGCGCAAAAGGTTTCTTTTAGGTTCAGTCCGCTTGTTGTGCTTTTTCTTAAGACTGGCGTTTGCGGCGGATTCACGACTTTTTCTACGTTTGCGTTGGAAAGTGCGAATTTTGTTTCGGAGAAGAACTTTTTTATAGCGGCACTTTACGCTTTTTCAAGTTTGATTTTGGGAATTCTGTGCGTGATTGCCGGGCAAAATTGTATCCGGTAG
- a CDS encoding magnesium transporter MgtE N-terminal domain-containing protein, translated as MADFNATFQKTLDILLEEKKYSSAKDILSTMAPEDVAAVLQELDEKPAALLFRLLPKKIAAEAFVEMESDFQEKLIKGFSDKELTAILDEMYVNDAADIVEEMPANVVNRILFDDLMKTNVISVDTHTDQEEVVQIFSKYNFMALPVVDKEQNMVGIISFDDAIDVMEDETTEDIESFDQKVSKFLKILTDF; from the coding sequence ATGGCAGATTTTAACGCTACTTTTCAAAAGACGCTGGACATTTTGCTTGAAGAAAAAAAATATTCTTCGGCAAAAGATATTCTTTCTACTATGGCGCCGGAAGATGTCGCTGCGGTTCTTCAGGAACTTGATGAAAAACCGGCCGCCCTGCTGTTCCGCCTTCTTCCTAAAAAAATTGCGGCGGAAGCCTTTGTTGAGATGGAAAGCGATTTTCAGGAAAAACTGATTAAAGGCTTTTCTGACAAGGAGCTTACCGCCATTCTGGACGAAATGTATGTGAACGATGCCGCTGACATTGTTGAAGAAATGCCTGCAAACGTTGTGAACAGGATTCTTTTTGACGATTTGATGAAGACAAACGTTATTTCTGTAGATACGCATACCGACCAGGAGGAGGTTGTTCAGATATTTTCAAAGTACAACTTTATGGCTTTGCCTGTTGTTGACAAAGAGCAGAATATGGTCGGAATCATTTCTTTTGACGATGCAATCGACGTGATGGAAGACGAAACCACAGAAGACATTGAGAGTTTTGATCAAAAAGTCAGTAAGTTTTTAAAAATTCTCACTGACTTTTAA
- a CDS encoding DUF3791 domain-containing protein, whose protein sequence is MAEVPVKDKIEYTVALVSDFAKKYSLSNTQAFNYLDRFNAITLLEQHYNIAHTLAYSEMVDTLASYCKDHGGNV, encoded by the coding sequence ATGGCGGAAGTACCTGTAAAAGACAAAATTGAATATACCGTTGCTCTCGTAAGCGATTTCGCAAAAAAATATTCGCTTTCCAACACACAGGCATTCAACTACCTAGATCGATTTAATGCCATTACGCTTTTGGAACAGCACTACAATATAGCCCACACCCTTGCATATTCGGAAATGGTAGATACATTAGCTTCTTATTGCAAAGACCATGGAGGAAATGTCTGA
- a CDS encoding helix-turn-helix domain-containing protein has product MSASYKKLWKILIDRDMNKSDLIRQAKITSNIVAKMGKGEDVSMESLRKICIALDCEIGDIMEVNAGDGE; this is encoded by the coding sequence ATGAGCGCAAGTTACAAAAAACTCTGGAAAATCCTAATCGACCGCGACATGAACAAGAGCGACCTCATCCGCCAGGCAAAAATCACCAGCAACATCGTAGCCAAAATGGGCAAAGGCGAAGATGTTTCCATGGAAAGCCTCAGGAAAATCTGTATTGCGCTTGACTGCGAGATTGGGGATATTATGGAAGTGAATGCGGGTGATGGAGAGTGA
- the hsdR gene encoding EcoAI/FtnUII family type I restriction enzme subunit R: MSDIFDIKDMTEEDIKHEYITTALEAKWDAKKISMETEIWKAVKKRNQNLHISASPLNNFTDGKVKIKGNIPSRDKGKRCDYILWYNKGTPLAIVEAKDNNHASSFGLQQAISYGVLLDVPFVYTSNGSTFFEHDFTTGLEKEIPLSDFPTAEELMARWRGVNAEKIAEVENRMEYAIDGNAKFYDVPLCFEENLMNTPFYSGADCYPPRYYQRNAVNRTLEAIAKHQARILIAMATGTGKTYTAFQIVWRLIESGTKKKVLYLADRNNLVDQSIQQDFKPLDKVIHKINFQKEDKSKISAYQVYFALYQQLDSTKHHNDEEEETEEEIENELSKYKEFFTPDFFDLIIVDECHRGSAKADSRWRKILEYFNGATQIGMTATPKETKYVSNIDYFGEPVYSYSLKQGIEDGFLAPFKVINVHTNIDDGWRPKKGQKDIHGNEIEDREYNLSDYDYNIIVQDRIDEVAAEITKYLKETDPMSKTIVFCPTEDAADRMRVALNNLNTDMVLKDNQGNVKEQYVVRITGSDKYGKEKLDYFISVSQPYPVIATTSKLLSTGSDCKMVKLIVIDELINSMTEFKQIIGRGTRLRYDDGKTHFTIMDFRRVSRLFADPDWDGEIEQDEDFDPKPEPKIPPEPKDPTDDSDDDGDGPDNVDPPTPNPKPIIGKGQIRVDVLQRLVSIYDTDGKLLKQESIEDYTKESILGTYQTLENFIQTWNGEQKKEIIRNMLKEKGIDLELIKKDQNMTDVDDFDFICHIAFNQKPLTRRERAENVKKRDIFGKYGEAAREVINALLDKYAELGIYDIESTEILKQNPFTKYGKPARIAALFGGNDKYRQAIKELENELYKVA; encoded by the coding sequence ATGAGTGATATTTTTGACATAAAAGACATGACAGAAGAAGATATAAAACATGAATACATAACAACTGCCCTCGAAGCAAAGTGGGATGCAAAAAAAATCTCCATGGAAACAGAAATCTGGAAGGCTGTAAAAAAGCGCAATCAAAATCTTCATATTTCAGCATCTCCTCTCAACAATTTTACAGACGGAAAAGTCAAAATCAAAGGAAACATTCCAAGCCGCGACAAAGGAAAACGATGTGACTACATTCTGTGGTACAACAAGGGAACACCGCTTGCAATCGTAGAAGCAAAAGACAATAACCACGCATCTTCCTTTGGCTTACAGCAGGCTATCAGTTACGGAGTTTTGCTTGATGTTCCTTTCGTTTACACTTCAAATGGCTCAACTTTTTTTGAACACGATTTTACAACAGGCTTAGAAAAAGAAATCCCACTTTCAGATTTTCCTACCGCAGAAGAATTGATGGCCCGCTGGCGTGGAGTAAATGCAGAAAAGATAGCAGAAGTTGAAAACCGCATGGAATATGCGATTGACGGTAATGCTAAGTTTTATGATGTTCCTCTTTGTTTTGAAGAGAATCTTATGAACACTCCATTTTATTCTGGAGCAGATTGTTATCCACCACGTTATTATCAGCGTAATGCAGTAAACAGAACTCTTGAAGCAATTGCAAAACATCAGGCTCGTATACTCATTGCAATGGCAACAGGAACTGGAAAAACATATACAGCTTTTCAGATTGTATGGCGTTTGATTGAATCTGGAACTAAAAAGAAAGTTCTTTATCTTGCAGACAGAAATAATCTTGTGGATCAGTCTATTCAGCAGGACTTTAAGCCGCTTGATAAAGTAATTCACAAAATCAATTTTCAGAAAGAAGACAAATCTAAAATCTCAGCATATCAGGTTTACTTTGCTTTGTACCAGCAGCTAGATTCTACAAAACATCATAATGATGAAGAGGAAGAAACAGAAGAAGAGATTGAAAACGAACTTTCAAAGTATAAAGAATTCTTTACTCCTGATTTCTTTGATTTGATTATTGTTGATGAGTGTCACCGCGGTTCCGCAAAGGCTGACTCACGCTGGCGTAAGATTCTTGAATATTTTAATGGTGCAACACAGATTGGTATGACTGCAACTCCAAAGGAAACAAAGTATGTTTCTAACATTGATTACTTTGGCGAGCCGGTTTATTCATACAGCCTTAAACAGGGAATTGAAGATGGATTTCTTGCTCCGTTTAAAGTAATTAATGTTCACACAAATATTGATGACGGCTGGAGACCTAAAAAGGGGCAGAAGGATATTCACGGAAATGAAATTGAAGATCGGGAATATAATCTTTCTGATTATGATTACAACATCATTGTTCAAGACCGTATTGATGAAGTTGCAGCTGAAATTACAAAGTACCTGAAAGAAACTGACCCCATGTCAAAGACAATTGTATTCTGTCCTACAGAAGATGCGGCAGACAGAATGCGTGTTGCATTAAATAATTTAAATACTGATATGGTCTTAAAAGATAATCAGGGAAATGTAAAGGAACAGTATGTTGTCCGCATTACAGGAAGTGACAAATATGGAAAAGAAAAACTTGATTATTTTATTTCTGTTTCACAGCCTTACCCGGTAATTGCAACGACTTCAAAGCTCCTTTCAACTGGTAGTGACTGTAAAATGGTAAAGCTTATTGTCATTGATGAACTTATTAACTCAATGACTGAGTTTAAGCAGATTATTGGCCGTGGTACACGACTTCGCTATGATGATGGAAAAACTCATTTTACAATTATGGACTTCCGCAGAGTAAGCCGATTATTTGCAGACCCTGACTGGGATGGCGAAATTGAACAGGATGAAGATTTTGATCCGAAACCAGAACCTAAAATCCCTCCTGAACCAAAAGACCCAACAGATGATTCAGATGATGATGGAGATGGCCCTGATAATGTAGATCCTCCTACACCTAATCCAAAACCAATTATTGGAAAAGGTCAAATCAGAGTAGATGTTCTTCAGCGTTTAGTTTCTATATATGATACAGATGGAAAACTCTTGAAGCAGGAATCTATTGAAGATTATACAAAAGAAAGTATTCTTGGAACTTACCAGACATTGGAAAACTTTATTCAGACCTGGAACGGTGAGCAGAAAAAAGAAATCATCCGTAACATGCTCAAAGAAAAAGGAATTGATCTTGAGCTGATTAAGAAAGATCAGAACATGACAGATGTAGATGACTTTGATTTTATCTGTCATATTGCATTTAATCAAAAGCCTCTCACAAGAAGAGAACGTGCAGAGAATGTAAAGAAACGTGACATCTTTGGAAAGTACGGAGAAGCTGCCCGCGAAGTTATAAATGCACTTTTGGATAAATATGCCGAACTTGGCATTTATGATATTGAATCAACAGAGATTCTAAAACAGAATCCATTTACTAAATATGGAAAGCCTGCTCGTATTGCGGCTTTGTTCGGTGGAAATGACAAATACCGACAGGCAATAAAAGAACTTGAGAACGAATTGTATAAGGTAGCATAA
- a CDS encoding restriction endonuclease subunit S, whose product MGAKELKAAILQEAISGRLVPQIASEGNARDLLEEIRKEKLSHGLDFANAKSGKRKSKKETALADSNPCDIKEDEIPFEIPENWCWCRLGEIVYNNGQKIPDKEFSYIDIGSIDNLHQKLNDKENFVSPEQAPSRARKIVKKGDIIYATVRPYLHNMCIIDKDFEKEPIASTGFAVLACYPQINNQYLFYYLLSPSFDNYANDTENSKGVAYPAINDDKLYKGVIPLPPLAEQKRIVRALEAILPVIDEYRKKEEELARLILSRKII is encoded by the coding sequence ATGGGAGCAAAAGAATTAAAAGCAGCTATTTTGCAAGAAGCGATTTCCGGTCGCCTTGTGCCGCAGATAGCCAGCGAAGGAAACGCGCGGGATTTGCTGGAAGAAATTAGGAAAGAAAAACTGTCACACGGATTGGATTTTGCTAACGCAAAATCTGGAAAAAGGAAATCAAAAAAAGAGACAGCGTTAGCTGACTCGAATCCGTGTGACATTAAAGAAGATGAGATTCCCTTTGAGATTCCAGAGAACTGGTGCTGGTGTCGGTTGGGGGAGATTGTTTATAACAACGGTCAAAAAATACCTGATAAAGAATTCAGTTATATTGATATTGGTTCAATAGATAATCTGCATCAAAAGTTAAATGATAAAGAAAACTTTGTTTCACCAGAGCAGGCTCCTTCGAGGGCAAGAAAAATTGTGAAAAAGGGTGATATTATTTATGCGACCGTAAGACCGTACTTACATAACATGTGCATTATTGATAAGGACTTTGAAAAAGAGCCTATCGCAAGTACTGGATTTGCAGTTTTAGCTTGCTATCCTCAAATAAATAATCAATATTTATTTTATTATTTACTTTCACCTTCATTTGATAATTACGCAAATGATACAGAAAATTCGAAAGGAGTTGCATACCCAGCAATAAATGATGATAAATTGTACAAGGGGGTTATTCCTCTCCCACCCCTTGCCGAACAAAAACGCATTGTTCGTGCTTTGGAAGCGATTCTGCCTGTTATAGACGAATATCGTAAAAAAGAAGAAGAACTTGCCAGACTTATTCTGAGTAGAAAAATAATATAA
- a CDS encoding type I restriction-modification system subunit M, whose protein sequence is MSNLSSFVKRIRDVMRNDAGINGDAQRIEQIAWMLFLKVYDAKEEDWEFEDEKYESIIPEELRWRNWAHTENQGDGLTGDKLLNFVNNKLFPTLKNLEISPDTPIRQSIVRTTFEDANNYMKDGVLLRQIVNIIDELDFGSYEETHAFGEIYETILKELQSAGSAGEFYTPRAVTQFMAKMIKPQIGETMADFACGTGGFLSSWIKELEEVKDAKGSISNEESEKIYNSIYAVEKKQFPYMLCVTNMLLHGLDSPKVYHGNSLIYKLLDYTQKDAFDVILMNPPYGGSEKDDIKQNFPADLRSSETADLFMAVIMYRLKKNGRAAVIVPDGFLFGNDNAKNNLKKKLLTDFNLHTIVRLPGSVFSPYTSITTNILFFNNEEPTGKTWFYRVDIPSDRKHFSKTKPMELKHFDDCIAWWNDRKEITDDEGNPKAKCFTAQELIDSNYNFDVCGYPHEEEEILSVAETIQNYEEKRSKLNADIDNLLAQITELHQKAQKGEL, encoded by the coding sequence ATGAGCAACTTAAGTAGTTTTGTAAAACGCATTCGAGATGTAATGCGTAACGATGCCGGTATTAACGGTGATGCACAGAGAATTGAACAGATAGCCTGGATGCTTTTCTTAAAGGTATATGACGCAAAAGAAGAAGACTGGGAATTTGAAGATGAAAAATACGAATCAATTATCCCGGAAGAACTTCGCTGGCGCAACTGGGCACATACTGAAAATCAGGGTGACGGGCTTACAGGTGACAAACTCTTGAACTTTGTAAACAATAAGCTTTTCCCAACTCTTAAAAATCTTGAAATCTCACCTGACACACCAATCCGCCAGAGTATTGTACGCACGACTTTTGAAGATGCAAACAACTACATGAAGGACGGTGTACTTCTTCGTCAGATTGTAAATATTATCGATGAGCTGGATTTTGGAAGCTACGAAGAAACTCACGCTTTTGGAGAAATCTACGAAACAATTCTTAAAGAGCTCCAGAGTGCCGGAAGTGCCGGTGAATTCTATACACCACGTGCTGTAACACAGTTTATGGCAAAAATGATTAAGCCTCAGATTGGTGAAACAATGGCAGACTTTGCCTGCGGTACTGGTGGATTCCTTTCAAGCTGGATAAAAGAACTTGAAGAAGTAAAAGACGCTAAAGGCAGCATTTCAAACGAAGAATCAGAAAAAATCTACAACTCAATTTATGCTGTGGAAAAAAAGCAGTTCCCTTACATGCTTTGTGTTACAAACATGCTTTTGCACGGCTTGGACAGCCCGAAAGTTTATCACGGAAACTCACTTATTTATAAACTTTTAGACTACACCCAGAAAGATGCCTTTGACGTAATTCTTATGAATCCACCTTATGGTGGAAGCGAAAAGGACGACATCAAACAGAACTTCCCTGCAGACTTGCGTTCAAGTGAAACAGCTGATTTATTTATGGCAGTCATCATGTACCGCCTTAAAAAAAATGGACGAGCAGCTGTAATTGTCCCGGACGGATTCCTGTTTGGAAACGACAATGCAAAGAACAATCTTAAGAAAAAACTTCTTACAGATTTTAATCTTCATACAATTGTCCGCTTGCCTGGCAGTGTGTTCAGTCCATACACAAGCATTACAACAAACATTCTTTTCTTTAATAATGAAGAGCCGACTGGAAAAACATGGTTCTACCGCGTAGACATTCCAAGCGACCGTAAGCACTTTAGCAAAACAAAGCCGATGGAATTAAAGCACTTTGACGATTGTATTGCCTGGTGGAACGATCGCAAGGAAATTACAGACGATGAAGGAAATCCAAAAGCAAAGTGTTTTACAGCTCAGGAACTTATTGATTCAAATTACAATTTTGATGTTTGCGGTTATCCTCACGAAGAAGAAGAAATATTGAGCGTTGCAGAAACAATTCAGAACTACGAAGAAAAACGTTCAAAGCTTAATGCTGATATAGATAATCTTCTTGCCCAGATTACAGAACTTCATCAGAAAGCACAGAAAGGGGAGTTGTAA
- a CDS encoding Fic family protein codes for MPERTLQKILDEYYSLGINNQIDWEKFYLYSIITHSTAIEGSTVTEVEAQLLFDEGITSSKRTITEQMMNLDLKNAYEYGIKWIMQHPEITVNSLISLSAKVMARTGSEYHTITGDFSAAKGELRKVNVTAGIGGVSYMAYQKVPAKLESFCQKLNELRKNINPKDISSVYKLSFWAHYELVTIHPWVDGNGRMSRLLMNLLQWEYGLIPSKVLKEDKAEYIQALIDSREKDDDSIFIDFMLNLHAKHLQREIEQFKASMSENNEKMVDKSLLKLEMVDKWSVKPTLAEKLVDILHFMSDKSQITTEELVRHFDFAPTTAKRYLRQLTEFGYLEAMGGNKNRCYKLKEGEL; via the coding sequence ATGCCAGAGCGAACCTTGCAGAAAATTTTAGATGAATATTACTCACTCGGAATAAACAATCAAATAGACTGGGAAAAGTTTTATCTGTATTCAATCATTACTCATTCCACTGCAATCGAAGGCTCAACCGTTACGGAAGTTGAAGCCCAGCTTTTGTTTGATGAAGGAATCACTTCCAGTAAGCGGACAATTACAGAACAGATGATGAATCTGGATTTGAAGAATGCTTACGAATACGGAATAAAATGGATTATGCAGCATCCAGAAATCACAGTGAATTCGCTTATAAGCCTTTCGGCAAAAGTAATGGCACGGACTGGAAGCGAGTATCACACAATTACAGGTGATTTTTCTGCGGCAAAAGGAGAACTCAGAAAAGTAAATGTAACGGCAGGAATTGGCGGAGTCTCTTATATGGCGTATCAGAAAGTTCCTGCAAAGCTTGAATCATTTTGCCAGAAATTGAATGAACTCCGCAAAAATATAAATCCAAAAGACATTTCTTCTGTTTACAAGCTGAGCTTCTGGGCGCATTATGAACTGGTAACGATTCATCCGTGGGTAGACGGAAACGGCAGGATGAGCCGCCTTTTGATGAATCTTTTGCAGTGGGAATACGGACTCATTCCTTCAAAAGTTCTAAAAGAAGACAAGGCGGAATATATTCAGGCTCTCATAGACTCACGGGAAAAAGATGATGATAGTATTTTTATTGACTTTATGTTGAACCTTCATGCAAAACATCTGCAAAGAGAAATTGAACAGTTTAAGGCTTCCATGAGCGAAAATAATGAGAAAATGGTCGATAAATCGCTTTTGAAGCTAGAAATGGTCGATAAGTGGTCTGTAAAGCCAACTTTAGCCGAGAAACTGGTCGATATTTTGCATTTTATGAGCGATAAATCCCAAATCACTACAGAGGAACTTGTGCGGCATTTTGATTTTGCACCTACAACAGCCAAGCGTTACCTGCGCCAGCTGACTGAATTCGGCTACCTTGAAGCAATGGGCGGGAATAAGAACAGATGCTATAAACTAAAAGAAGGAGAACTGTAA
- a CDS encoding restriction endonuclease subunit S: MTAKDLKNALLQEAVQGKLVPQIASEGNARDLLEEIRKEKLSHGLDFANAKSNPCDITEEEIPFDIPESWCWCRLGELGNFVRGSGIKRDETTNTGLPCVRYGEMYTTYKIKFSKTKSFTSKDVFEKCHKIHTNDILMALTGENKWDIALAATYEGTEEIAMGGDLCKFTPINCNSLFLVYLINSPYGIEYKRNTSTGDIIVHTSTTKLGNLLIPLPPLAEQRRIVAAIEKFMPLIEEYGKKETQLKAINEKIGTLTKKAILQEAVQGKLVPQIAAEGNARDLLEEIRKEKLSHGFANSYGICSEKGKKSKSSDLRSKSQIRVTKKELPEITEDEIPFDIPENWCWCRLGEICKLIDGEKVKEVKLPLLDAKYLRGKKDATIVSEGKVANVNDLLILVDGENSGEVFVNKEKGIMGSTFKQLCICEKLYLPYILKFIEMHKELLRNSKKGAAIPHLNKDIFFGLLLPLPPLSEQKRIVAAIEKMLPLCERLGI, translated from the coding sequence ATGACCGCAAAAGATTTGAAAAATGCGCTTTTACAAGAAGCAGTGCAGGGAAAATTAGTTCCTCAGATTGCAAGTGAAGGCAACGCACGGGATTTACTGGAAGAAATACGGAAAGAAAAATTGTCACACGGATTGGATTTTGCTAACGCAAAATCCAATCCGTGTGACATTACAGAAGAAGAGATTCCTTTTGATATTCCAGAAAGCTGGTGCTGGTGTAGATTGGGGGAACTTGGAAATTTCGTCAGAGGTAGTGGAATCAAAAGAGATGAAACAACAAATACAGGTTTGCCATGTGTCAGATATGGTGAAATGTACACCACTTACAAAATAAAATTTTCAAAAACAAAATCATTTACCTCTAAAGATGTTTTCGAAAAATGTCATAAAATACATACAAATGATATTTTGATGGCACTGACAGGAGAAAACAAGTGGGATATTGCTCTAGCAGCAACTTACGAAGGAACTGAAGAAATTGCAATGGGTGGAGATTTATGTAAGTTTACGCCAATCAATTGTAATTCACTATTCCTTGTTTATTTAATTAATTCTCCGTATGGAATAGAATATAAGCGTAATACTTCAACAGGTGATATTATTGTTCATACATCTACAACAAAACTCGGAAACCTATTAATTCCTCTCCCTCCCCTTGCCGAGCAAAGACGCATTGTCGCTGCAATCGAAAAGTTCATGCCGCTCATAGAAGAATACGGCAAAAAAGAAACACAACTCAAAGCCATTAATGAAAAAATTGGCACACTCACAAAAAAGGCAATCCTGCAGGAAGCCGTACAGGGAAAACTTGTTCCACAAATAGCTGCCGAAGGAAATGCACGGGATTTGCTGGAAGAAATACGGAAAGAAAAATTGTCACACGGATTTGCAAATTCCTACGGAATTTGCAGTGAGAAAGGTAAAAAATCTAAAAGCAGTGATTTACGTAGTAAATCACAAATCCGTGTGACGAAAAAAGAATTGCCAGAAATTACAGAAGATGAAATTCCGTTTGATATTCCGGAGAATTGGTGCTGGTGTAGATTGGGAGAGATTTGCAAATTAATTGACGGTGAAAAAGTAAAAGAAGTGAAATTACCTTTATTAGATGCTAAATATCTACGAGGAAAAAAAGATGCGACTATTGTATCTGAAGGAAAAGTTGCTAATGTTAATGACTTATTAATATTGGTTGATGGAGAGAATTCAGGTGAAGTATTCGTTAATAAAGAAAAAGGAATAATGGGAAGTACATTCAAGCAGTTATGTATATGTGAAAAATTATATTTACCATATATATTAAAGTTTATTGAAATGCATAAAGAGCTATTACGAAATTCTAAAAAAGGTGCTGCTATTCCTCATTTAAATAAAGATATTTTCTTCGGATTATTATTGCCTCTTCCCCCACTATCCGAACAAAAACGCATAGTAGCTGCAATCGAAAAAATGCTGCCATTATGCGAGAGATTGGGAATATAA